The Edaphobacter sp. 12200R-103 genome contains a region encoding:
- a CDS encoding glycoside hydrolase family 97 protein, whose product MCSRIAALISVFVFLIDGSLLFAQNARPSVTSPDGQLKMTFEVKPSDNTPGTMGQLTYSATFHGKPIIDSSRLGLDLEGAAVLGADVEIAEARKSSGVDVYSLRNTKISKVHDTYNSITLRVNEKGSHSRSLLVEARAYNDGLCFRYVLPTQSAIRELRLRAEATEFRFSQDATSWVLALPNYRSSYESEYVRLNLSALSNQGGVSSHFLIGTPVLLHEPGVAWLSLMEADLEGNSSMYLTNPSGNWAGHYLTVKLSPRWDDPQYAVLGSLPHHSAWRVISVADKPGQLIESNLLTDLNSPNRLRDTSWIQGGKASWNWWVDNVSKTGKNSFSTDVMKEYIDFASENGLPYFMLDAGWSKNGDITQLNGRVDVPELVRYGASKHVKVWIWLYSEAVMKQMREAFPLYEKWGVAGLKIDFINRDDQEGIQFYYDVAKYAAEHHLMIDFHGTRTPWGILRTYPNVMSYEAVLGLENNKVGRRDSPVDRTMFASTRLLAGPMDFTPGAFDNATEDNFIPRNEAPMAMGTRAQQLALYVIYENPIPMLSDSPQNYAGQPGLEFLKDVPVEWDETHVIDSNPGEFTTIVRRHGNEWYLGSMTNWTARTLDVPLRFLGAGTYIAEAYEDAMDAGKNPKHLLISKKNVTSADTLTIHLAPGGGAAIRFIRK is encoded by the coding sequence ATGTGTTCACGGATTGCGGCTCTAATATCAGTTTTCGTCTTTCTGATAGATGGATCGTTATTGTTCGCACAGAATGCAAGGCCCTCAGTTACCTCACCAGATGGACAGCTGAAGATGACCTTTGAGGTCAAGCCATCTGACAACACGCCGGGGACGATGGGACAGCTTACCTACTCTGCGACCTTTCACGGCAAGCCAATCATCGATTCGTCCAGGCTGGGACTCGATCTGGAGGGTGCCGCTGTGCTCGGCGCCGATGTGGAGATCGCGGAAGCCAGGAAGTCCTCTGGGGTGGATGTGTATTCTCTGAGAAATACCAAGATAAGTAAGGTGCATGACACCTACAACAGCATCACCTTGCGTGTGAATGAAAAGGGAAGCCACTCGCGATCGTTGCTTGTAGAGGCACGTGCATACAACGATGGGCTCTGCTTCCGTTATGTCCTTCCCACACAATCTGCGATTCGCGAACTCCGCCTTCGTGCGGAGGCAACGGAATTCCGGTTCAGCCAGGATGCGACCTCGTGGGTGCTTGCGCTACCCAATTATCGAAGCAGTTATGAGAGCGAGTATGTTCGCCTTAATCTATCAGCTCTCAGCAATCAGGGCGGGGTGTCCAGCCATTTCCTGATCGGCACCCCTGTACTTCTCCACGAGCCTGGAGTGGCATGGCTATCCTTGATGGAAGCGGACCTGGAGGGCAACAGTTCCATGTACCTGACCAATCCCTCAGGAAACTGGGCAGGGCACTACCTTACTGTTAAGCTGTCGCCTCGGTGGGACGACCCGCAATACGCTGTGCTCGGCAGCTTGCCGCATCATTCGGCGTGGAGAGTCATCTCTGTTGCAGACAAGCCAGGCCAGCTTATCGAATCAAATCTTCTTACAGATCTTAATTCCCCAAATCGCCTCCGCGATACCAGCTGGATTCAGGGGGGGAAGGCCTCCTGGAACTGGTGGGTCGATAACGTCAGTAAAACAGGAAAGAACTCTTTCTCGACGGACGTGATGAAAGAGTATATCGACTTTGCATCGGAAAACGGTTTGCCCTACTTCATGCTCGATGCCGGATGGTCCAAAAACGGTGATATCACGCAGCTCAACGGCCGTGTTGATGTACCTGAATTAGTTCGTTATGGCGCCAGCAAACATGTGAAGGTGTGGATCTGGCTCTATTCTGAAGCGGTCATGAAGCAGATGCGTGAGGCCTTCCCTCTGTATGAGAAGTGGGGTGTTGCTGGTCTCAAAATAGACTTTATTAACCGGGATGATCAGGAGGGAATCCAGTTCTATTATGACGTCGCGAAGTATGCGGCAGAACATCATTTGATGATCGATTTTCACGGAACGCGCACGCCTTGGGGAATCTTGAGGACGTACCCGAATGTTATGAGCTATGAGGCTGTCCTAGGGCTCGAAAATAATAAGGTAGGAAGGCGCGACAGCCCTGTCGACCGCACCATGTTTGCATCGACAAGGCTGCTGGCGGGCCCGATGGATTTCACCCCCGGAGCATTTGATAATGCCACAGAAGACAACTTCATCCCCCGGAATGAAGCGCCGATGGCAATGGGAACGCGAGCCCAGCAACTGGCCTTGTATGTGATCTACGAGAACCCGATCCCCATGCTGTCCGATAGCCCACAGAACTATGCTGGCCAACCAGGCCTCGAATTTCTAAAGGATGTTCCGGTTGAATGGGATGAAACCCATGTGATCGATAGCAATCCTGGCGAGTTTACGACGATTGTCCGGCGGCATGGAAACGAGTGGTATCTGGGCAGCATGACAAACTGGACGGCCCGGACCCTGGATGTTCCTCTTCGCTTTCTAGGTGCTGGCACTTACATAGCGGAAGCCTACGAAGATGCCATGGATGCGGGCAAGAATCCGAAGCACTTGCTCATCTCCAAAAAAAATGTAACTTCGGCGGATACCTTGACCATTCATCTTGCTCCGGGAGGAGGTGCCGCGATTCGCTTTATCAGAAAATAG
- a CDS encoding LacI family DNA-binding transcriptional regulator: protein MALEPKQVGIKEIARVLKISIGTVDRALHNRSGVSEKTKSKVLQMASELGYRPNLAAQALKLNRRISIAAVLPKHISYFFDPLRAGIAAAADAAVRGQIAVDFIEYPRLGAGDEEALQKAIQGGYNGIIVLPGKMQRYSAIMRKLAREGIATMCVGSDAPASERIGSVGVDAYVSGAIAAEILSLRLNQKANVVVFSGELSLMDHAEKLRGFAATIAVQAPHLTLLPALESHEQPREAYRQTLELMRRRNRPEGLYLSTANSQPVLQALDELNLLDKIHIVTTDLYKDLIPLIEYGKVLATIHQRPFTQGKLAFENLVRYLLQDDEIHRYIRLAPHIVLRSNLALFSENAPASILGTEEEQMHL from the coding sequence ATGGCACTTGAACCCAAACAAGTTGGAATTAAGGAGATCGCTCGCGTTCTTAAGATCTCGATTGGCACCGTGGATCGCGCGCTCCACAACAGGTCTGGTGTCAGCGAGAAGACGAAGAGCAAGGTACTGCAGATGGCTAGCGAGCTGGGCTATCGGCCGAATCTTGCGGCTCAGGCACTGAAGCTCAATCGAAGAATCTCGATTGCGGCTGTGCTGCCCAAGCATATTTCTTACTTCTTTGACCCTCTGCGCGCAGGCATCGCTGCCGCGGCCGATGCGGCCGTGCGAGGTCAGATTGCTGTTGATTTTATTGAATACCCCCGCCTCGGAGCAGGCGATGAAGAAGCTCTGCAGAAGGCAATTCAAGGGGGATACAACGGAATCATCGTTCTTCCTGGAAAGATGCAGCGGTACAGCGCAATTATGCGAAAGCTGGCTCGCGAAGGCATCGCAACGATGTGCGTCGGATCTGATGCTCCGGCCTCTGAGCGCATTGGGTCGGTCGGCGTGGATGCGTATGTGAGCGGAGCCATCGCAGCAGAGATTCTTTCTCTTCGCCTGAACCAGAAGGCAAATGTAGTCGTTTTCAGCGGAGAGTTGTCTCTGATGGACCACGCTGAAAAACTTCGCGGATTTGCAGCCACCATTGCCGTACAAGCTCCTCATCTTACGCTGCTCCCTGCACTTGAAAGCCACGAACAGCCTCGCGAAGCATACCGCCAGACCCTGGAGTTGATGCGCCGGCGAAATCGTCCGGAGGGGCTTTATCTGAGCACAGCAAACAGTCAGCCTGTTTTGCAGGCGCTTGATGAACTCAATTTGCTCGATAAAATTCATATCGTTACAACCGATCTCTATAAAGACCTGATCCCCTTGATCGAATATGGCAAGGTCCTGGCGACCATTCACCAGAGGCCATTTACACAAGGAAAACTGGCCTTTGAAAACCTAGTTCGATACCTTCTGCAGGATGACGAGATACATCGCTATATAAGACTGGCACCTCATATCGTGCTCAGGAGCAATCTCGCATTATTCTCTGAGAATGCTCCTGCATCGATACTGGGGACAGAAGAAGAGCAGATGCATCTCTAG
- a CDS encoding sugar porter family MFS transporter, whose protein sequence is MLAISAALGGLLFGYDWVVIGGARQFYEVYFHLQSATQVGWANSCALLGCLLGSMAAGNLAERSGRRPVLLLSALLFAVSSALTGWAFSFTSFIVWRIAGGVAIGLASNVSPLYIAEISPATLRGRLVSLNQFAIVVGILLAQVVNWILARPVSPGLSSVALLQSWNVQYGWRWMFTAVVFPAFCFAIASFLLPESPRWLLNHGRYSDAGSILRRIGGEQYAAAELIQIQNSLGAHTKSSSWKELFQPGIRRVVFVAIGLAVLQQWTGINILFNYAAEIYRSAGYASNDIFLDIVITGSINLIFTVIAMFLVDSLGRRKLMLSGCIGIAVCHLLCALAYTRGYLGTPVLILTLAAIGCYALTLAPVTWVLISEIFPNPVRSRGIAVAVSSLWIASFLLTYTFPFMNNYFGTGGAFVSYGVICLAGAVLVFIEVPETRGYTLEQIEAVSRKS, encoded by the coding sequence ATGCTTGCAATATCGGCCGCGCTCGGAGGATTGCTCTTTGGATATGACTGGGTTGTTATAGGAGGAGCGCGTCAATTCTACGAGGTCTATTTCCATCTTCAATCGGCTACGCAAGTTGGCTGGGCAAATAGCTGTGCGCTCTTAGGATGCCTTCTTGGGTCCATGGCTGCCGGCAACCTGGCAGAACGGTCAGGGAGAAGGCCCGTGCTGCTTCTTTCTGCGTTACTCTTTGCGGTATCGTCCGCTTTGACTGGGTGGGCCTTCTCATTCACCAGTTTCATCGTTTGGCGAATTGCCGGCGGTGTAGCCATTGGGTTGGCTTCCAACGTTTCGCCGCTTTATATCGCCGAGATTAGCCCGGCAACTCTTCGGGGAAGACTTGTCAGTCTCAACCAATTTGCGATTGTGGTCGGAATTCTTCTGGCGCAGGTGGTGAATTGGATCCTTGCGCGACCAGTCTCTCCCGGCCTCTCATCCGTTGCCCTGTTGCAAAGCTGGAATGTCCAATATGGGTGGAGATGGATGTTCACGGCAGTTGTGTTCCCAGCCTTTTGTTTCGCAATTGCATCCTTTCTCCTTCCGGAAAGCCCGCGATGGCTGCTGAATCACGGCAGATACTCCGACGCGGGCTCCATACTGCGGAGAATTGGTGGCGAACAATATGCTGCTGCGGAATTGATTCAAATACAAAACTCGCTTGGCGCTCATACCAAGTCGTCATCCTGGAAGGAACTCTTCCAGCCCGGTATTCGCCGCGTGGTTTTTGTTGCCATTGGCCTTGCTGTCTTACAGCAGTGGACCGGAATCAATATTCTCTTCAACTATGCGGCAGAGATCTATCGCAGTGCGGGCTACGCGTCCAACGATATCTTTCTGGACATCGTCATTACCGGCTCAATCAATCTGATCTTCACCGTAATTGCCATGTTTCTCGTTGATTCTCTCGGTCGCCGCAAGCTCATGCTTTCAGGGTGCATTGGAATCGCTGTCTGCCATCTCTTATGCGCTCTGGCGTATACACGCGGATATCTGGGTACGCCTGTCCTCATCCTTACTCTCGCAGCGATCGGCTGCTATGCGCTTACATTGGCCCCAGTAACATGGGTTTTGATCTCAGAGATCTTTCCCAATCCAGTTCGCTCTCGGGGCATCGCAGTCGCAGTCAGTTCGCTCTGGATCGCCTCTTTCCTGCTCACTTATACATTTCCATTTATGAACAACTATTTTGGAACAGGCGGAGCCTTTGTCAGTTATGGAGTGATTTGTCTTGCAGGTGCAGTTCTCGTGTTTATAGAAGTGCCGGAGACGCGCGGATACACCCTGGAACAGATTGAAGCTGTCTCCCGCAAAAGTTAG